In Lactobacillus xylocopicola, the genomic stretch AGGTTAGTAGCCGGGACATTTAGCTTGTCGGCAAGATCAGATAGTGAAGCAGCCTTAACTAGCTTGTCGAAGAATTTCTGATACTTTAATTTACCTTGCTGCTGTTCTTGAACAAACTTATCACACTGCTTTTGGTCAAAAACTAGCCAGGCATTGTCATAGGCATGCGGCAAAAGGTAGTCACCATGCTGATAAATATGCCCATGGCGGAACTTAGCGTCTTCACGCATAAAACGACTGCCGTCATCAGCAACAGCAAAAATTGAACCAGATTTAACGTTCTCCCAACCACTAATTTGGCGACCACGCTCATTTTCCGTTTCCGCAATCACATAACTCGGGACGATTCCTAATGATTCATAATTGCCCATATGCCACATCTTGGCACCAACTTCACTCGCCATGCTAATTCCATCGCCCTTGTTATAAAGCGTGCCAAGTGGCGTCAACTTAGTAATATGCAGGTAATCCTGCTGCATTTGGGGATTATTTTCAAATCCACCAGTGGCTAACACTACTCCGCGCTTAGCGTGCATGTAGTATTGTTTATGGTTACGAGTAATCATAGCGCCACGGATTTCTCCAGTTTGAGCATCCGTTAGCAGATGCTCAGCTCTTGAATTCAACCAGATGTCAATGTTCTCTGCCCGTACCACTACTTCCTTACGAATAACCTTCCATAATTCAGCATCAAAGTCGCGATTATGAACCATGGCGAAGTCGAAGGTATCAGCCCCTTCATACTCAGGATATTCACACAACTGCTTTTTGCGGGCAACGTGATCACCCTCTTGGTAGTCACGGGACCAGATGTAGGGCTCAATGCCAAAGTACTTCTTGAAGTATTCCGGTATCTCGACAAAGCCGTCTAGATACGCCTCCATGGTTTTGGCATCGATGGCAAAGGGTGCAGTCAACTGCTTAAAGTAGGTCTTGATTTTTTCTTGATCGTGTCCCATTGCAACATGTTGGGCTGAATAGCGTGTATTCCCGCCCTCATGTCCGTAGGGTGCTACATCAACTAAGAGTACCTTGGCACCATTATCGGCTGCGAACCGAGCCGCAGTTCCGCCAGCACCACCAAAGCCGAGGACGATGACATCATAGTCACCATTCCACTTAGTTTGCGCATTAACTTCCATTTTATTTTGCTTTTCCTCCTTTGGCCTGTTCGATTGCTTCGTCCACAGCTTCCTTAAAAGCCCTACTGGTAGTGGTTGCACCGCTAACTGCATCAACTTTAGTCGTTTGCTTATCTAACATCGCCTTGGTCAAAACAGGAATTGCCTTACCTCCAAGATAGGGCGTTTCTTTTTGCTGCAGGGTTTCAATGTTGGCAATCTGATCACCGTCCATCGTTACCCGAACCACAATTGGAATATCATTAATGCCATTTTCACTACTACCAATTCCCTGGTTAGCACCGGCCACATACTCCTCCGTGGTGGTCTGTGCCTCTGATTGCAGGTCAGACATTTGGGAAACAGCATTGGCTGCGAATTGCTCTAGCTTTCGCTTGGGCCAAGCAGCATTTTCACCGGCAATCTTACCTGAAATTAGTAAGTCGGCAATGCTGTTAGCACCAATGTACTTGGTTGCAAAAATATCACCCAGCTCACCCGCTTCATAGAGGTGGGGAATTACGTTATTTTCTAAATCAAGCACCTCACACTTTTCGTTGCGGCGGGCTCCGCCGTGAGTGTGTAAAATATTGTGTCTAATGGCAATCGCATAGAACGGGCCGTTGCCAAATGCTCGCATAGTTTCAATCTGGCGGTTTAAGACCAAGTCGCGCTTTTGACCGCTTAAAAAGTTAAAGTCAGCGACCGCTTCACCTAATTTAGGTGCGGCGATCTTTTTAGCTAGCTCGGCAATTGAACCCGCCTTAATTGCATATGACAAGAGTTGCTTGATCTGGTCAGCCTGAGCAGACTCATCGCTGGCCAATTGATCATATTGGCGTTGATCCATAATGATATGGGGGTGATTCTGGTTAGGCAGCATAATCCAGTTACCGTGATTATACTTATAACCATGCCGATCCTCTTCGTCTTCACGGTAGTAGCGTGTTCCATCGTCACCGGCTACAAAGATACTGCCATTAAACAAACTCTTCCAGTTAATCATGTAGGCAAACTTTTCTCTGGGCTGACCTTCATTTAAGGAAAAACCGTGTGAGTCATAGTTAGCCATATGCCACAGGCGGGCCCCAGCTTCAACGGCTAAGTCAATGCCTTTCCCCTTGTTGTAGAGCGTACCAATTGGTGCAAGCGCCCCCTGACCCAAAAAAGTTTGAACCATGTCCTGGTTATTTTCAAAACCACCACAAGACAGGATGACACCATTCTTAGCAGCCACATTTCGGATAATACCCTCATGCTTGATCTGTACGCCAAGAATTGTTT encodes the following:
- a CDS encoding FAD-binding protein, translated to MEVNAQTKWNGDYDVIVLGFGGAGGTAARFAADNGAKVLLVDVAPYGHEGGNTRYSAQHVAMGHDQEKIKTYFKQLTAPFAIDAKTMEAYLDGFVEIPEYFKKYFGIEPYIWSRDYQEGDHVARKKQLCEYPEYEGADTFDFAMVHNRDFDAELWKVIRKEVVVRAENIDIWLNSRAEHLLTDAQTGEIRGAMITRNHKQYYMHAKRGVVLATGGFENNPQMQQDYLHITKLTPLGTLYNKGDGISMASEVGAKMWHMGNYESLGIVPSYVIAETENERGRQISGWENVKSGSIFAVADDGSRFMREDAKFRHGHIYQHGDYLLPHAYDNAWLVFDQKQCDKFVQEQQQGKLKYQKFFDKLVKAASLSDLADKLNVPATNLIQTVQRFNEFAKNGCDLEFERAPATLELFSTDGAVYAIKLAPAVLNTQGGPQHDEYARVLNEQGEPIKRLYTAGELGGMCANHYQGGGNLAECLIFGKIAGEAVAKLTPAAEEVDLVNQVPSINDLVDGNRAERIKLEANQYLGSSEAGIGGRILVRVTYEDKKIKKVEVLENHETEGIGAVALEQLPREMVKQNSTEVDAVSGASMTTKALEEAVKAAIKQANK
- a CDS encoding FAD-binding protein; protein product: MIYNSTLKWDAIYDVVVVGFGGAGATAARFAADNRAKVLLIDSAPEGQEGGNTRYAGGAFAWSDSFDDLRAYYQQTYYPFKYDPKALDAFVNNVLQMREYAQKYFGIEAEYTGRRPQGEYPEYAHADTMRSQSMTAGMYNGGFWKLLRKQVYERLDQIDIWFASPAEHLIQDPETQTILGVQIKHEGIIRNVAAKNGVILSCGGFENNQDMVQTFLGQGALAPIGTLYNKGKGIDLAVEAGARLWHMANYDSHGFSLNEGQPREKFAYMINWKSLFNGSIFVAGDDGTRYYREDEEDRHGYKYNHGNWIMLPNQNHPHIIMDQRQYDQLASDESAQADQIKQLLSYAIKAGSIAELAKKIAAPKLGEAVADFNFLSGQKRDLVLNRQIETMRAFGNGPFYAIAIRHNILHTHGGARRNEKCEVLDLENNVIPHLYEAGELGDIFATKYIGANSIADLLISGKIAGENAAWPKRKLEQFAANAVSQMSDLQSEAQTTTEEYVAGANQGIGSSENGINDIPIVVRVTMDGDQIANIETLQQKETPYLGGKAIPVLTKAMLDKQTTKVDAVSGATTTSRAFKEAVDEAIEQAKGGKAK